In Methanococcoides sp. LMO-2, the genomic stretch AGTTCGACCATGCTCTCGTTGATGGGAATGGATTTTGTAACTTCCCTGAGTGCTTCGATCGCAACTCTTGGAAATGTCGGTCCGGGTCTTGGTCTCGTGGGTCCTATGGAGAGCTTTGATAACATCCCTGCCCTTGGCAAGTTGCTCCTCACTGCTAACATGTGGATCGGAAGGCTTGAGGTGTTTACTGTTATGGTGATATTGACGCCGGCTTTCTGGAGGAAGTGAGAGCTATCTTGATTATTCCGATTGTTTTTGATCTTGTTCCATCTGTACAAATTTGAAGGTTAGAATTTTGTACTGAATTCAAAAAAGTACATTTTACTAACACATATGTATATAACCTTGTAAAGACCAGTTTTTCTTACAGATCATGAGGAGTGGTTATATGAAAACATTAGTAGCATACATGACACAGACAGGCAACACGAAAAAGATAGCTGATGCAATTTATGAAGAAATTGCTGGGGAGAAGGATATCAAAGATCTCAAAGACATAAGCAACTTTGAAGGCTACGACCTTGTGTTTGTGGGTTTCCCGGTAATGCAATTCAACGTTCCTGAGAATGTTTCAAAATTTGTAAAAGAGAATTCGGCTGGCAAGAACATAGCATTCTTCATGACCCATGCTGTTCCTGAGGGATTTGAAGCCATACATTCCTGGACCGGTTCCTGCAAGGATATCGCAGCTAGTGGAAATTATCTTGGTACATTTGAATGCCAGGGTGAACTTGCACAACCGATCATTGACATGTTGTTGCAATCAGATGATCCACAGATGAAAGCTTTTGGTGAGATGGGTCCTTCTACTAAAGGTCAGCCTGACGAAACCCGTGTACAGAAGGCAAGGGAATTCGCAAAAGAGATCCAGGCAAAAGTTCAGTGACCGGAGATTGTACACGGATATTTTTAATATCAGAAATAGAGGCATTTATCCAAAAAATGCCTCTTTGTATCTTATTTATTTAACAGGCATACAGATATCAAGAATGTGATGCTTTTCCGGATGCTGCTCTGGATCATTCAAATAGACCTCATAGCTTGCCCTTGACATGTCCATTTCGAGGTTGTTTTGCATCAGCCACTCTACGATCTTTTCCCATGCAGGACCATATTCTTCTGCTCCCGTCAGTTCTGCCCGCATTACTACATACTTTCCGCCGGGAAGTTTCTGCTTCTTGATCTCTCCTTCGACTTTAACATCATCGTCGATGGTCATGCATGCTTCCAGTTTAAGTTCTTCCGGAGGGGTAACACCCGGATCGTCATAATAGGCAGACATGAAGAGAGTGTCTGGTCCTATCAATTGTTTCGGACCTGCCCAAATTCCCAATTTACCGAACAGTTCTGCAAAGACTTCGACATTGCCAACATAGTTTCCGACAAAAGAAACGTATGCTACAGTTCTTTCTTCTAAATCTGTTATCTCTGGCTCGTTTATTAATTCCAAAATTAGCACCCACCTTTAATTTCAACTTATTATCTGTAATGCGTACTATAAAAGTTCATAGTAAGTCGAGTGAAAGTAATGATCTTTCTTAAGGGGAAAGGAAAGGATAAGGTATCTCTAGCTAAATAAATTGCTCAACATTCTTCCTAATCCTTAAATTACCCTTCATATACACATGAAATAAATATCACTTCTGAATTTCTCAAATTTGAACACATCCAAAAATAGTAAATAGTTTTCTCACTATTTTTATAATGGGGAGAGATAGCAAATGGCAGAGGAAGATGAGAAATTATTACGTGCCCAGAAACGGGTAAAGGAACTCAAAAAGTTCTACAATCATCTGGCAGTATACCTGATCGTCATGGCAATATTATTGTTCATCGACTATTCTGATGGGGGAAACTGGTGGGTTCACTGGCCGATGATCGGATGGGGAATTTTTGTAGTAATACAGGGATTTAGTGTGAGCAAATTTGCTAAAGGCTGGGAAGAGAAGAAGCTAAAGGAGATCATGGAAGAAGAGGAAAAAGAAAACTGAGTTTCTCTTAATGGTACTTATTCATGGATCAACATACAATGAGTTGAAGATAGTATCTATATTATTCATTTCGATATTTGCTACATAAAAAAGAAGTCAAAAACGTCCTCAATTTCTTAACCTATGTAACTATATACTTCTTTTAACATATTCGATTGTGTCTATGGATCGAATTAAATGGTTGAATAATAAAATTGCTTCTTTTGAATCTCTGTCAGTAGTTAATGGATATTACCTTATCCTTGGTGGCGGGAAGATCGGAAGCAATTTTGTTGAATATGCAAACAATTCCAACTTTCCCTTTGTGCTTATCATTGATAGTGATCCCGATGCACCTGCGTCAATGGACACAACTGTAATTAAGGATATTTCTGAGATCCCGGAACTTATCAGATCCATAACTGAAAGTAGTGCTGAATTTCCTACCGAAAGTTCAATAGATACCGGTAAAGATCCGGCTTTAAACAATAATGTCTACTTCTATTGTATGGATATAAATGAAGTTACTTCTCTTCTGGATCTGGGAATGCCCGAGTTCATTATTCCAGCTGTACCCACCCATGCAACTGCAAATATGGTGGTTGATTCGTTAAGAATGGATTCCGGTGAATATATTGCGAGTGAGCTCTCCATAGACAAAGAAGATACTCAGATGATGGAATATTTTGAAAACTTCCAGTCGGTTCTACCTGAAAATGTCATTGTGGGCAGTTACCCTGAAAGCGGAGTGATCATGTTTTCCTATGCAAGAGCAGGTGAGATCTGTCCTGACAATTGTATGGGTCAGGCTGATTACTGCTATAATTTCAAAAGAGAAAAACGGCAAACTATCACGTCTTATGTAAATGGTCTGGTTCCTGAGTATGCCGGGTGGGTTTTTGATAGTTGCCAGATGAAAGCCGGGATCGGTGGAATACGTGGAGTTGACCTTAAAGAAAACATGCTTTCTATCCTTGAGCACGTGAAAAGCATTTGTGAGAATGCGGCTGACGATCCCATTGGGGAAAAGGCCTTTTTTGTTGCAACTACCTGCAACTGCCACGGAGTGCTCAATCTGCTCTACGTAGTTTGAACATCTGGATGTGATGTTGAGCAGTAGTCGTTCTCAGGAATTCCCAAGCATCTTTTTTAGTGAACTCAAAAAACGCCTCAAAAGAGATTCTTCTTCGCTATTATAGTTACAGAAGTTGGAATCATAATAGTGATTGATGTATTTCTCGACCGAGTCTTTGAACTTCTCTATCTCTTCTTCAGTTAGAGGATGACATGAGATACAGAAATCATCTTCCTGAATAGGACGTTCTCCGAATTGTTCTAACAGGCACACAGCATCAGTTCCAATGAAACTGTTATCTACCAGGCAATATCCGGTAGGTTCCCCGAATATTCTCTTTAGTTTCTTACAATTATAGACACGAAGGGAATCCTGGAAGTCATTATAGACGAGAGTGATGTTTTTGATGTCGGCATCCTTCTCTTCATCAAAAAAACGCCAATTTTCTCCTGCCTTTTCACACCTTCCACCCTCGATGACCTGAGGTGCATAACAACTGAGCTCTTCAGGAGAAATTACGAGTCTGTCACCCCGTTTAGCAAAAAACCCCACCCTTGTGATGTAGTTGTCTGATTCGGAAATATACTTTCCGATCACAGCTCCATCATTTTCATGTACGTCCCCATTTTCAGACATACTGTTATTTATGGGTGATCATGATGGTATATACCTTTTGGTTTATGGTCAACCGATCGTTTACCCAGCAGACGGTCTATCGCCCATTCACCTTGTGGATGGCCTGTCAAAGAAGATATTCTTCCCCCTGACACTCAAAGGAATGGCCATTGCAACATCGGCATCGATCATGTCAAAATAACATGCCGCAGCACCTGCAGAGTACAGTATCCTGTTGTCGATGCACAGGTCCTTTGCCTTTGAAACAGCAGAACCAACTGCAATCCCGAGATCCATGTATTTTATCATACAGTGTGGGCCTGTGAACTCCACCTTGACCTTTTTCTGTTCAAGCATTTCCTTGCATTTCTCGAATCCACATGCACCGCAATTAAGTGAGCTCACTCCTGAGGATTTCAGGCCTATAATTACAAGTGAATCAGCATCTCTGACATTCTTAGCATCACGTATCAGGAACTTCATACCCTTTATGTCACTAAGCTCTTCCATCTTATCTGCAAGTTGCATTCTGTCAGTGTCATCCAGCAGGAAGGTCACGATGTCATCGATTCCCTTTCCCTTGGGTGCGGTTCTTGCAGCTACAAGAATGGTCTTTGCAAGGGACTCAAGTACTTCGAGTTCAGGATTTTGTTTCATGAGAAAAGAAAACGTTCAATGATATTTACTCATTGTGATGAAAATAGTAGTAAGAGCAGGAACATTTTTTCCTGCCGGAACATGATCACGTTCATGAGCATACTGGCTATCTGGTTTTCGGTAAGATGCTGCTGACAATAGGTGAGGAAACTTTTGAAGTAAATTCGAGTAATTCTTGGAGCATTGCAGGCAACGAATCTAATAAAGCAGAGATCCTTGAGGATTCCGTGGCAATAGAAGTGTTCCACTCTATCAGGGAAGAATTTTTTGAATGATGGCGAGAAACCATTCTTTTATTATCTCAGATCTGCAACCTTGCCTTTTTGACCACAACTTCTGCAAGGATCAATGATGGGTCTACCAATGGAACAGGAACTTCCTCTTTTATAGAAAGTAAAGTGAGTTCGGTACAACCAAGAACTATGGCTTCAGCACCTTTTTCGATTAGCACTTCAATTACTTTTAGAATATCATCCCTCGGACTTCCTTCTGTGTACCCTGCCTTTATCCCATCTTCCCCATAGATCGAGTTCATGACCTTTTCCTGTAATTCTTCATCCGGAGTTATTAGTTCGAACCCATTGATGGCCTCATGATATAGTCTGGTCTTTATTGTACCGGTAGTGGCTAATAAACCAATCTTTTTCATATCCGGAAATGCTTTCTGGATGTAAGAGGCAGTTTCCGTGATCATGTTTATTATGGGGACTTCTGTGCTTGCCTGTAGCTCGGGATAAAAGTAATGCATTGTGTTACATGGTATTGCGATGATCTCTGCACCGGCATTTTCCAGGATCTCAATAGACTTTTTTGCTTCCTCTACGGGGCTTACACCAAGTCCAAGAATTGCCTGTGTGCGGTCTGGTATGTTTGGATTATTATCGATGAAGATCCTCAAATGGTCCTGATCGGTTTTGGCAGGAGTATTTTTTATGAGCTTCAGGAAAAAACGTGCAGTTGATTCGGATCCCACACCACCTAAAATGCCTACGGTCTTATCATGTGCTTTAACTTTCGGCAGCTGCTCCTCAAAGTTATTCATTTGTAGATCTCCCCCCTGGATCTAATATTTGCTTAAAATTAAGTACTGGATATTAAAATTGGGCTATTATCATAAATCAATTTGGTATCTTTATCCATGCGCACAAAAAAATTTGGTGCAGTTAGATCCGAAGTAAGCAATCTTCTCAGGAGATCCGCCTGAAAAGATACGAATTGGCTGTTTTAGTATATCCGATCCCTTTTCCAAGTTCCCTGAGGTATTCTTTTGTAACAGGAATTTGCTTCTTAGGGAAGAAATAGGATCCAAGGTCTCGATCTGTTATATTGTATTTCCCACTCTTTACATCGATAGCCGCGATAAGTTCATAGTCATCATCGATGAATGCCATCCCTGCATCCCCATGGTTGTTGTTTGCAAGCAGTATGCCACCAACTTTCAGGTACTTTTTGCATTCCTGTGAAACAAATCCAGCGTACTGGGAGATGAGCAGATCGAAACTTTTCTCTTTAAGGTCAAGTGGTCCTGAGTAGTCAGAAGATATGAAGTGTAGCATAGTATCTGTGTCATAGGTCTTCTTCTTTGAGATCAGGTCAGCAACTGCATCTTTTTGCTCAAAGAACTTCTTTGCTCGTGGATCGGTATCTACATATACGACCTCAGGAATGAAAAAAGAAGGAGTCACATGGGCAAAACTTCCCGGATAAAGAGATCTTTTTATGTTGAATCTGGTTTTCAGGGTTTCAAATAGATCTGCTCTTTCAAAGTTGTTGTCAACATAGGATTCCCTGTATAGTTCCTGTACGTCGACTTTTTTCATAAAATAGAAGAAGGCATTCAATTTTATAAATATGTCTGTTAAGCAAAATATTCCGATCTTCAGATATCATTGATAATCATGTAAGCATTATGATGGAGCAATGCATTCTTTTTTCTGCAAGATCAACCATGCGATCAGTATCATAGAACCACATCCCAGTGTGATCAATCCAAGTGTATTGATCTTGTCTGCCCATTCCAGGGAGATGAGCCACATTCCCACAGCACCCATGGTGAAGTAAGTGAATATCAGCAGTGAGGAGGCCGAACCTACATCCTTGTCTACCTGTTCAAGTACAAGGTTATTACTGGGTGGACGGCTCAAGCCGATTGAAAATGTAACGAGGAACATCGGAAGAGCAAATCCCCACGGGTCCTGATGTCTGTTCATGATAAGAATAAACCCGCCAAGTAAAATTCCCATGAAACCGGTTGTCATCAGATGTTTTGAATTGATGTATTTTGTTAATCGTAGACAGAAGAAAGACCCCATCATCAGGGCAATAGCATTGAACGCGAAAAAGTAACTGAACTTCTGCTCTGTAAGGCCGAATCCGTTTATGTATATGTCAGAAGATCCTGCGATGAAACTGTACATCGGGAAGAGTGTTGCTGACATGACAAAGACCATGACAACATAGGTAGGTTTCAGCATCAATCGACCATAAGCATGCATTACCCTGGATAGAGGTGCATCGGAAGCATGAGACAGGGTTTCAGGAAAACGGAGGACGCCAACCAATCCGATTACTCCCAGAAGTCCCTGACTGAAAAATATCCATGGCCAGGAAAGTTCAAGCAGTATCCAGCCACCAAGTACCGGGGCCATCATTGGGGCAATTGCCATGATGATCGCGATGTGTGCCAGTATTCTTTCACGCTCCTGGCCGGCAAAGAGATCCTTTGTCATGGCCATGGAAAGCGATGAGCTGGCTGCTGCTCCTGCTGCCTGGAGTATCCGGAAGAGGATCAGCATATGGGCTGTGGTTGCAAAAGCACAGAGGAAGCTTGCAATTATGTACACGCCAAGCCCAAGAAGTAAAGGACGGCGACGACCAAATCGATCGGATATCGGTCCGTAGAAGAGAAGGAAGAATCCATAGGTTACAAAAAA encodes the following:
- a CDS encoding flavodoxin family protein, which translates into the protein MKTLVAYMTQTGNTKKIADAIYEEIAGEKDIKDLKDISNFEGYDLVFVGFPVMQFNVPENVSKFVKENSAGKNIAFFMTHAVPEGFEAIHSWTGSCKDIAASGNYLGTFECQGELAQPIIDMLLQSDDPQMKAFGEMGPSTKGQPDETRVQKAREFAKEIQAKVQ
- a CDS encoding multidrug effflux MFS transporter; its protein translation is MSFKQNEGIINGSLKGVIPLLALLTAFPALSTDMILPAIPLLAENWNQPISVVNLILVCFFVTYGFFLLFYGPISDRFGRRRPLLLGLGVYIIASFLCAFATTAHMLILFRILQAAGAAASSSLSMAMTKDLFAGQERERILAHIAIIMAIAPMMAPVLGGWILLELSWPWIFFSQGLLGVIGLVGVLRFPETLSHASDAPLSRVMHAYGRLMLKPTYVVMVFVMSATLFPMYSFIAGSSDIYINGFGLTEQKFSYFFAFNAIALMMGSFFCLRLTKYINSKHLMTTGFMGILLGGFILIMNRHQDPWGFALPMFLVTFSIGLSRPPSNNLVLEQVDKDVGSASSLLIFTYFTMGAVGMWLISLEWADKINTLGLITLGCGSMILIAWLILQKKECIAPS
- a CDS encoding GyrI-like domain-containing protein, whose product is MELINEPEITDLEERTVAYVSFVGNYVGNVEVFAELFGKLGIWAGPKQLIGPDTLFMSAYYDDPGVTPPEELKLEACMTIDDDVKVEGEIKKQKLPGGKYVVMRAELTGAEEYGPAWEKIVEWLMQNNLEMDMSRASYEVYLNDPEQHPEKHHILDICMPVK
- a CDS encoding aspartate/glutamate racemase family protein, giving the protein MNNFEEQLPKVKAHDKTVGILGGVGSESTARFFLKLIKNTPAKTDQDHLRIFIDNNPNIPDRTQAILGLGVSPVEEAKKSIEILENAGAEIIAIPCNTMHYFYPELQASTEVPIINMITETASYIQKAFPDMKKIGLLATTGTIKTRLYHEAINGFELITPDEELQEKVMNSIYGEDGIKAGYTEGSPRDDILKVIEVLIEKGAEAIVLGCTELTLLSIKEEVPVPLVDPSLILAEVVVKKARLQI
- a CDS encoding ferredoxin domain-containing protein; the protein is MKQNPELEVLESLAKTILVAARTAPKGKGIDDIVTFLLDDTDRMQLADKMEELSDIKGMKFLIRDAKNVRDADSLVIIGLKSSGVSSLNCGACGFEKCKEMLEQKKVKVEFTGPHCMIKYMDLGIAVGSAVSKAKDLCIDNRILYSAGAAACYFDMIDADVAMAIPLSVRGKNIFFDRPSTR
- a CDS encoding 2TM domain-containing protein; translation: MAEEDEKLLRAQKRVKELKKFYNHLAVYLIVMAILLFIDYSDGGNWWVHWPMIGWGIFVVIQGFSVSKFAKGWEEKKLKEIMEEEEKEN